One Lycium ferocissimum isolate CSIRO_LF1 unplaced genomic scaffold, AGI_CSIRO_Lferr_CH_V1 ctg5129, whole genome shotgun sequence DNA segment encodes these proteins:
- the LOC132044722 gene encoding LOW QUALITY PROTEIN: eukaryotic translation initiation factor 4G-like (The sequence of the model RefSeq protein was modified relative to this genomic sequence to represent the inferred CDS: inserted 2 bases in 1 codon; deleted 2 bases in 1 codon; substituted 2 bases at 2 genomic stop codons): protein MVKYSTRVSQMCTPAQLRKKVCENSSNEDFSANEDKKSTVEPDNWEDAAMSTPKLETSGDNKIINDNLTHPNGGGVTTGKKRYSRDFLLTLSSHFADLPANFEVPWHMVEALLSRNSKGVDFNKHGPNPCPGQTNSRQGSSSWSENRPTGMVDDGRWTNVQHTDINQVGTANGARPGRGDHKNMRNLQGQPPSQYVSVFPAGTMLPLASQGGVQHIRSDANRWQWVSGSRKGSSPSHPLQVMHKADKKYEIRKVTDAEEAKRRHLKAILNKLTPQNFEKLFEQVKEVNIDSATTLAGIISQIFDKALLKPTFCEMYANFCHHLAGELPDFEEDNQKITFXSLLLDKCQEEFERGEREEAEADSMEEDGXVKLSEGKREEKRFQARRRMLGNIRLIGELYKKKMLTERIMHECIRILLGQYQTPDEEDIESLCKLMSTIGEMIDHSKAKDYMDAYFDMMMTMANNKDLSTRVRFMLMDIIDLRKNKWQQRRKVEGPKKIEEVRRDAVQERQAQVSRSTRGSSTVSSARRGQPADLGLRPSMFSSPAPQMTPFRGMPAQNRGFGSQDCRLAHEGRISSAASPQRPLDDKAMSLGPRGRGPGRRISFRGPPMHSGGPVADVHPGSGWSPYNSGQESISKYAPGTGAKPTAYARPNQHEHTHYAEREVTNINRPFGRSAEPPASAHPDRPSAAPNSPGMVLSEEQLCEMSIAANHEFYSAVDEDEVVLRIGELNSPSFLPMMLSIWVNDSFQRKERDRDLLARLLISLTXSKVVLDTKQLIDRFESVLATLEDEVTDAPKAAVFLGHIFGRLISGDVSLHCVGSVVPMAIPEAACNEAGFACGSTCDPFTCASFSAKSSDSEFSSTCLLLLDHHLPLYETIQTSGQRELQESEEMAYPVERQMEVMEYGISVYKSGTESGYWVLVINNNRAPPRGERNVLFFKKIKIKKIEKSNKYALRFICRNLLLAMAYTYIDLISAHLNEHHTMLIPQLRHPSNPFGIGHDLEFDCVLFLSVEPAVSV from the exons GTGTCACTACAGGCAAAAAGAGATACTCAAGAGATTTCCTTCTTACCCTTTCTTCTCATTTCGCTGATCTCCCTGCTAATTTTGAAGTTCCATGGCATATGGTGGAGGCCCTTTTAAGTCGTAATTCAAAAGGGGTGGATTTTAACAAGCATGGTCCAAACCCCTGTCCTGGACAAACTAATAGCAGACAAGGCAGCTCTTCTTGGTCTGAGAACCGTCCTACTGGAATGGTGGATGATGGCAGGTGGACCAATGTGCAACATACTGATATCAACCAAGTGGGAACCGCTAACGGTGCTCGTCCAGGTAGAGGAGACCACAAAAATATGAGGAATCTACAAGGACAGCCACCTAGCCAATATGTATCTGTGTTTCCTGCAGGAACAATGCTGCCATTAGCCTCTCAGGGAGGAGTACAACATATTCGGTCCGATGCCAACCGCTGGCAGTGGGTTTCTGGCTCTCGAAAAGGTTCAAGTCCTTCTCATCCACTGCAAGTTATGCACAAAGCTGACAAGAAATATGAGATACGCAAAGTGACTGATGCGGAAGAGGCAAAACGTAGACACTTGAAAGCTATCCTCAACAAGCTAACTCCACaaaattttgagaagttgttTGAGCAAGTAAAGGAGGTTAATATTGATAGTGCTACCACTCTTGCTGGTATCATTTCACAGATATTTGACAAAGCTCTACTGAAGCCAACATTTTGTGAGATGTATGCAAATTTTTGTCATCATCTAGCCGGGGAACTTCCTGATTTTGAGGAGGACAATCAGAAAATAACTTTCTAGAGCCTTCTCCTTGATAAATGCCAGGAGGAGTTTGAGAGAGGTGAGAGAGAAGAAGCAGAAGCCGACAGTATGGAAGAGGATGG GGTGAAGCTGTCAGAgggaaagagagaggagaagaggTTTCAAGCACGAAGAAGGATGTTAGGTAACATAAGACTGATTGGGGAATTATACAAGAAGAAGATGCTTACAGAGAGGATAATGCATGAGTGCATCCGGATATTGCTGGGGCAGTACCAGACTCCAGATGAGGAAGATATTGAGTCTCTTTGCAAGCTTATGAGCACTATAGGAGAAATGATCGACCATTCCAAGGCGAAGGATTACATGGACGCctattttgatatgatgatgacaatgGCTAACAATAAAGATTTGTCTACTAGGGTGAGGTTTATGTTAATGGATATtattgatttgagaaaaaataaatggCAGCAAAGAAGAAAAGTAGAAGGCCCCAAAAAGATCGAGGAAGTGCGAAGGGATGCTGTTCAAGAACGTCAAGCTCAGGTCAGTCGGTCCACTCGTGGTTCAAGCACTGTTTCTTCTGCTAGAAGAGGGCAGCCTGCAGATTTAGGTCTTCGGCCATCCATGTTTTCTTCGCCAGCTCCTCAGATGACTCCATTTCGTGGAATGCCAGCACAAAATCGTGGATTTGGAAGCCAGGATTGCAGGTTGGCACATGAGGGTAGGATATCATCAGCTGCCTCGCCACAGCGACCACTTGATGATAAAGCAATGAGCCTTGGTCCCCGGGGAAGAGGCCCCGGAAGGAGAATATCTTTCAGGGGCCCACCAATGCATTCTGGTGGTCCTGTGGCAGATGTACATCCTGGTTCTGGGTGGTCACCGTACAACTCAGGACAAGAATCAATATCCAAATATGCTCCAGGGACAGGGGCGAAGCCTACTGCTTATGCTCGACCAAATCAACATGAGCACACACATTATGCAGAAAGAGAAGTAACAAAtataaatcgtccttttgggaGATCTGCGGAACCACCAGCCTCAGCCCATCCGGATCGACCCTCTGCTGCGCCAAATTCACCAGGAATGGTATTGTCTGAAGAACAA CTTTGTGAAATGTCGATTGCAGCTAATCATGAATTTTACAG TGCAGTTGATGAGGACGAAGTTGTTCTACGCATTGGAGAGTTGAACTCACCAAGCTTCCTTCCAATGATGTTGTCGATATGGGTAAATGACTCGTTTCAGAGGAAAGAAAGGGACCGGGATCTTCTAGCTCGGCTTCTTATCAGTCTTACGTAGTCCAAGGTGGTACTGGATACCAAACAGCTCATTGA CAGGTTTGAGTCAGTTTTAGCTACTCTGGAGGATGAAGTTACTGATGCTCCAAAAGCAGCTGTATTTCTTGGTCACATTTTCGGTAGATTAATTAGTGGAGATGTGAGTCTGC ATTGTGTTGGGTCTGTGGTGCCAATGGCTATTCCTGAGGCTGCCTGCAATGAAGCTGGATTTGCTTGTGGAAGTACTTGTGATCCATTTACTTGTGCTTCATTTTCTGCAA AATCTTCTGATTCCGAATTCAGTTCCACGTGTCTACTTCTACTGGATCATCATCTTCCTCTTTACGAAACCATCCAGACCTCAGGGCAAAG AGAATTGCAAGAATCGGAAGAAATGGCCTACCCAGTTGAGAGACAAATGGAAGTGATGGAGTATGGAATATCTGTTTACAAGTCTGGTACAGAAAGCGGTTACTGGGTTTTAGttataaataataatagagCCCCACCTCGAGGTGAGCGGaatgttcttttttttaaaaaaataaaaataaaaaaaatagaaaaatccaATAAATACGCTTTGCGTTTTATTTGCAG AAATCTCCTTCTAGCCATGGCTTATACCTATATAGATTTAATTTCTGCCCACTTGAATGAGCATCATACGATGCTAATACCACAACTAAGGCATCCATCAAATCCCTTTGGTATAGGTCATGACTTAGAATTTGATTGTGTACTCTTCCTTTCTGTTGAACCTGCTGTATCTGTATGA